One region of Haladaptatus cibarius D43 genomic DNA includes:
- a CDS encoding prohibitin family protein, whose product MSSGNDIPIDPSGSSSPIPDIDLSNILGNTLLIGIAIVVIAAPIVGFMAWEPVEEGNVKVVKKWGAASGTVFEPGAHFINPVAQSTVSLSTRPQAYTMSSQQGDGNRENTDDAITVLTEDGLRVDIDITIRYRVDSAQAVNFYKNYRGTDAAEQRLIRPSIRSVLRTEAGRLPVTEIYTGEGQTKLKAAAQETLQRDFNEDGLILETVQIRNVNLPQEYAQSVEQKEITKQRRQQKENELEVEKLEADRKRIEAEGQAEANRILSESLDQNVLTEKYIEKLNETDTVYIPVGGEGYPQFVRNIEGGSGQSSGQNTAQSTNGGSTNQSSA is encoded by the coding sequence ATGAGTTCTGGCAACGACATTCCAATCGACCCGTCAGGGTCGTCGAGTCCGATACCGGATATCGACCTTAGCAATATTTTGGGGAACACACTTCTCATCGGAATCGCCATCGTCGTCATCGCCGCGCCGATTGTCGGATTTATGGCGTGGGAACCCGTCGAGGAAGGGAACGTCAAAGTCGTCAAAAAGTGGGGTGCGGCCAGCGGAACCGTCTTCGAACCGGGTGCACACTTCATCAACCCCGTCGCTCAGAGTACGGTTTCGCTCTCGACGCGCCCGCAAGCGTACACTATGTCGAGCCAACAGGGTGATGGCAATAGGGAGAACACCGACGACGCGATAACCGTCTTGACGGAAGACGGACTCCGGGTGGACATCGACATCACCATCCGGTATCGCGTCGATTCCGCGCAAGCCGTGAACTTCTACAAAAACTATCGCGGTACCGACGCCGCAGAACAGCGACTCATCCGCCCGAGCATTCGGTCGGTGCTCCGAACCGAAGCGGGACGCCTCCCGGTCACCGAAATCTACACTGGTGAGGGACAGACGAAACTGAAAGCGGCGGCACAGGAGACGCTCCAACGGGATTTCAACGAGGACGGTCTTATCCTCGAAACGGTACAGATTCGAAACGTCAATCTGCCACAGGAGTACGCTCAATCGGTCGAACAGAAAGAAATCACGAAACAGCGCAGACAGCAGAAAGAAAACGAACTCGAAGTCGAAAAGCTGGAAGCCGACCGAAAACGAATCGAGGCGGAAGGACAGGCCGAAGCGAACCGCATCCTTAGCGAGTCGCTCGACCAGAACGTCCTCACCGAAAAGTACATCGAGAAGCTGAACGAAACCGACACGGTGTACATCCCCGTCGGCGGCGAGGGCTACCCGCAGTTCGTCCGAAATATCGAGGGTGGCTCCGGCCAAAGCTCCGGTCAGAATACCGCCCAGAGTACGAACGGTGGTTCGACCAATCAGTCTTCAGCGTAA